A stretch of Bradyrhizobium diazoefficiens DNA encodes these proteins:
- a CDS encoding multidrug effflux MFS transporter codes for MHGMISKPPGMATKNLATSRVVLLLLVVMTGIAPISLYILVPALPVLATTFGRDISIAQMTVSLYMVGIALSQLIMGPLSDRFGRRPVLLGGLALMVAASVACIFAETLPQLIAARFFQALGGASGMVVSRAIIRDIYARDRVASMISLVVAALMIGQMVSPLTGGLIETAFGWRAIFYAVTVGALAVAIGIAIALPETRRDRVAGSGFRGDVGTLIKSRAFIGYVMCQVLASQIIFTFAGGGPYIVVTQMGRTSAEYGAWFATTGFAYLVGNLLCVRFAPRHSLEKLIWFGLGLQLCGSLLNLLWSFSGWNEAPAWLFGTQMIVMVGNAFVMANSAAGAISIRPEAAGTASGAMGFLQQGIGALMSQFGAYLGGHSATTLPLTSAVLAVSLLCACTMIFVVPRRELVVSETLIGQAEEDEAGMI; via the coding sequence CGCTGCCGGTACTGGCCACGACATTCGGGCGCGACATCTCGATCGCGCAGATGACGGTGTCGCTCTACATGGTCGGCATCGCACTGTCGCAGCTGATCATGGGGCCGCTGTCGGACAGATTCGGCCGACGCCCGGTGCTACTCGGAGGCCTCGCCCTGATGGTCGCGGCGAGCGTCGCCTGCATTTTCGCCGAAACCCTGCCGCAATTGATTGCCGCGCGCTTCTTCCAGGCGCTCGGTGGCGCCTCCGGCATGGTGGTAAGCCGCGCCATCATCCGCGACATCTACGCGCGCGACCGGGTCGCCTCCATGATCAGCCTTGTGGTCGCCGCCCTGATGATCGGACAAATGGTTTCGCCGCTCACCGGCGGCCTGATCGAGACCGCGTTCGGCTGGCGGGCGATCTTCTACGCCGTCACGGTCGGCGCGCTCGCGGTCGCCATCGGCATCGCGATCGCGTTGCCCGAGACGCGTCGCGACCGTGTGGCCGGCAGCGGTTTTCGCGGCGACGTCGGCACCCTGATCAAGAGCCGCGCCTTCATCGGCTACGTGATGTGCCAGGTGCTGGCGTCGCAGATCATCTTCACCTTCGCCGGCGGCGGCCCCTACATCGTGGTGACCCAGATGGGCCGGACCAGCGCCGAATACGGCGCGTGGTTCGCCACGACGGGATTCGCGTATCTGGTCGGCAATCTGCTCTGCGTGCGCTTCGCGCCGCGACACTCGCTGGAGAAACTGATCTGGTTCGGGCTCGGCCTGCAACTCTGCGGCAGCCTGTTGAACCTGCTGTGGAGTTTCAGCGGCTGGAACGAGGCTCCCGCCTGGCTGTTCGGCACGCAGATGATCGTGATGGTCGGCAACGCCTTCGTGATGGCGAATTCCGCAGCCGGCGCCATCAGCATCCGTCCCGAAGCCGCCGGCACTGCGTCAGGTGCGATGGGCTTTCTGCAACAGGGGATCGGCGCCCTGATGTCGCAATTCGGCGCCTATCTCGGCGGCCACTCCGCAACGACGCTGCCGCTGACCTCGGCCGTCCTCGCCGTCTCGCTGCTCTGCGCCTGTACGATGATCTTCGTCGTCCCTCGCCGCGAATTGGTGGTGAGCGAGACGCTGATCGGGCAGGCCGAGGAGGACGAGGCGGGGATGATCTGA